Part of the Citrus sinensis cultivar Valencia sweet orange chromosome 2, DVS_A1.0, whole genome shotgun sequence genome, tgagaACTTTTTAGCtcattttaggattttttattgaatttcctTGCAACCAATTATCATTTGGTTGCATTATTATGGGGGTCATATGCTTAATATGAGGAATGAATTGAATCATTCAGCTAGTGGAGGATTACTTGCCCTGAATTAGAGATCATAAAGCTTGCTAGCAAGGGCCAGGGagaattaaatttctttcatttgtaatttattaacttCCTAATGATATactcaaaaaatatatatttgtagtCTCACATCCTTGTGAATGGCAAGTGATTCACCCAAAATCCAGCTAAAGCCTAAATGCTTGGAGACTCGCTCACCACAATGAACAGAACCCTAAACATATTACCTCATTGAATATAACCCGATTGAATTTTTGAGGTTGACCCAACTAACAGTTGtttggatttaaataattctcCATCTCAATCAGTGAACTGATTGTCAATTACAGTAAATATGGTGAAGAACAACATCGTTGAACTCTAAGGAAGGGTACTGGTGATTCTCATTCTGACAAGATGGCAAATTCCCTCACTGAATTGAAACCCTGGCTGGTATAAGGTATAAGGTATAAGGTATAAGGTATCAGTATCCGttttatttgcatttttcCTCAGCATGGCTTCAAAACTAATTGGAACAGCACCTCGTGAAGCTGAAAATCCTTATGAACTCTCTATAAGGCAGGCTTTTGATGCTCTTGAATCAAAATTGCGACCTCCTTTTGCTTTAACAGTCCCAAATCCACAAGAATACATGCAGCTCAATAGGGCTATTCTTTACGGGGTTttatgtgaacctcattttgCCAAAGTTCATATTAAGCATTTACATGCTATAGTCACTGATGGGTATGCTTTATTTGTGAGTTTGCTTGTTAAAGTTGTTAAGGAGTTGTATGTTAAACTGTTTGATTCTGTGAAGAATCAGTTGATTTGGGTTACGAAGGAGATGATTAATGTTTCGGCTGTAGGGTTTGATGGTTTGTTAGTGAGTTTGTTGAGGCAAATTGTTGGTGGAGATTTTAGTGATGGGAATTTGTGGTTGTGTTTTGAGTTGGTGAGCCTGTTTTTGGGTAAATGGGATTGTTTGTTAGAGGAGGAACCGTTGGTTCTGAGTAGTGCTTTGTAtacttttcttcatttattaGCTGATCATTGTAGATTATTGACTAATTCAAAGTTAGACGTGTTGAAGTGTTTAGAGATTGATTTTTGTGTCAAAATGTTGAGAGAGCAGTTTCAGTTATGTTTGAAGATTGGTAGAGATCTTATTCGGCTACTGCAAGACTTGGTTCATGTACCTGTATTTCGTGCTATATGGAAAGATTTAGTATTGAACCCGAGTGAGTTTAAGACCCCGGGGTTTTCGGATATTTCACAATTGTATCATCTGAGGACTTCGTCCCGGTATTTCTTAACAAGGATCACTCCTGAAATGGAAACTCAATTGCGGTTTTTACTTACACATGTGAAATTGGGTAGCCAAAAGCGGTATCAGGCATGGTTTGCTAAGAAGTTTCTTTTTGGGCCAGAAAGAGAGACTCTGATAGTTGACATTATACGGTTTATATGTTGTGGACATCACCCCTCTAATGAAATCATTCAATCAGATATTATTCCTAGATGGGCTGTTATAGGTTGGCTTCTTAAGAGCTGTCAAAAGAATCATGTTGAAACCAATGCGAAGCTTGCACTGTTCTATGATTGGCTTTTCTTTGATGAAAGTGTGGACAATATCATGAATATTGAGCCTGCAATGTTGCTGATGGTATGCTCAATACCAAGATACATTGACATGACTCACACTCTTCTCGATTTTTTATTCCTTCTCGTGGACAACTATGATGTTGACCGGAAGGATGTTATAGCTAGAGGAGTAAAATCAGCTTTTGCTACGCTTGTTCATAAAGGAGTAGTTCAGTCATTGGATGTCTTGGTCTCATGTAAAACACTTTCTCCTTATCTGAAAGAGAGGCTACGGAAGATTCAGGTTTTGGAAGTTGGAGTTCCTAATGAGTTGCATCTGTTACATATTTCTCAGCACTCAATGGAAACTTTCAATTTGCCATCTCCAACACCATGCTCAGAGACAGAGAGGCAACCAGCAAGAACTGGGGAATGCGGATTGCAAATTAAATCTGCTGATGAACCTATTGCAGTTTCTGATGACTTAGTTATTGCTTGCCATTCATCACCCAATAATGGTGTAACCTTTGAGAGTTCAGTTTAAAATCTTGGATATCTtagaaattcaaataaattggCCCTTTCCAAGACCTCGTAACACCATGCCTTTCAATGATGGATGTACCCAAATGCTGTAGCAACTCAGTTCTAAGTTTCCTTTACAGCTCAAAAAAGTCGGTGCGTGACAGTTGAGCATCAACTTAAGGACTCAGTTTCGCTTCAGTATACAGTCAAGCGTAAGAATGTTGCCTCTAAGAGTTGAgcagtaaattatattttatcagAATTTTTGCAGGTTGggttttacatatttatttgaattttttactGATTAAGTATTTtctatataaataaacaaattaacaatCTATTGCTAAGGAAAGGAAAATACTGAGTAAACTTTTGCCTAGGAAAAGCAAGCCAAAATTggtttcattttgtattataCGCACACCTTGTCGTTTTTTCAATCGTCCGTAACAGTTAAAATAATTCTGTCATAGTTTATATAGATTTTCTACTCTATATACTTTGATTAACTTCTTTCTTATATAGTACCGCTATTTTCAAGGGAGTATTTTCTTGCTGGTTTCATTGCCACAAGCATCTGTTTCACTTAGGTTTCCATTTTAGTATGGTTTGAACTTGGCTTTCTGCAAGTCAGGTAcagaaaaatgattatttgTTGTATTAGCTGAAGATCCTAACACCAATAGTCCAAAGTCTTCAGAATCTCTGGTGTAATACACCCTTCCAAAACTTGTTGCCTTGTACATGGAAATGTGGCAACAATTTATTGGTGGGATATGTATCTGGAGAGCTTAAGACATTGAGACATTCTCAACCAAAAGATAGTGAAAGATATTACAATTCTGAAGCAAACAGTTTTGGTTCTGATAATAGAACTTTGTGGtccatttgtttgttttgctgggaaaaatgattaattactTGCTGTCTCAGTGCTAAAGCATctcaaaataaagagaaatcaCATGTTTTTTCAACAAGGCCCTGCATTATAACAACATGGACTGTTGCTTCATTATGCCAATGCTTGTAATTATTTAGAGAGTTCTAATGATTGACTTTAGAATGGAACAATACTATTAAGACGATGTATCTGAAAGAGGGTTAAAATGCTGCAAAAGCACTGCTGTTGTATGTTATTGCTACTTTTGAATAGAAGTTCGTTTCCTCCTCTTCCCTGTCTAATTTTGATCCTaatctttcacttttttatCTTCTAGTTTCTGGCTTTATTATCTACTTAAAAGTCCCCTAGCCTTCTAACCTTAAGTTTGCATTTTGCAGTTTATGGTCTGggaattttcatcttctttgaCTTATAATTGACTTGTTTGTTGCATTTCCAGCACTATGGCTTTAAGATGTCAGAACCTAGTGCTTTGCTTAtcttagaaaataattcacaTCATAGTAAATCATCTAATTATGCCTCTTTCTTAATCTCAGAGATGCTGGTTCGGACTTATTGAGAATGCCTCTAGAGCTACTAGGGACATCATAACACTTTGGAGTTGAAGTCAAATTGGTACCTTTACCCCCTTATTCCACCTGTTTGAAATCTTGAAAATTGTTGAATTGATGAGGTTATAAAGGGAACAACTCCAAGTGGTTTAAGTTTATGCTACACAACACCCGATGGCTTGTGAGCTACATGAGATATGGAGATCAATTTGTTGAATAAGCAAGCAGATTTTTGAAGAGGTGTAGAGAAAATACTAGAAAAAGTGACAGAAACTTGAGCTGCACAAGATGAGGTGGcatgttaatattattatggTTAGCAGAGTCTATGACTCATTTCTGCAGTCTAAAGACTGAAATTTGAGTGAAGGGTGAAGAAGACCTGAAAGGGTATTAAGAAAGGAAATTGAGAGCCAACAAGTTACATGCTGTAAGAAGGAAATTGAGAGCCAACAAGTTACATGCTGTAAGAAGGAAATTGAGAGCTAACAAGTTAGGCTGTAAGCCTGTAATCCCTGACCAACTAGAGAGGACATTGTCAGCAATGATGATCACTAGCAACAATAggtattctttttctttgtaaaatattagcTGAGATTATGGAAACATAATTCTCAGCTAATAGGACATTATGAAAATCCAGAGAATGGCGTCAGCTTATGCATTTTTCAGTAACTTTATTAAGCTCAATAGTAGTTTccatttataatgtaaaaattttcagtcatTTTGTTGCTCACTGAACAATTTGCTAAGTACTGTGGTGTTATTCATTtaaagcttcttcttttttttttcttatgagTTTTTATGTGGATCTAATACGTGCATGAATTAGCaaaatattcatttcaatCTGGCTAATATTAGTAGCCTCAGAAGGATTTTTCGGAGCTGATGGCTTTTGGTCTGTGTTAAAGTTTTATCCGGGAGGTGTAGGTTCAAGGGCTTTAGTTACTGGGATTAGCGTTTAACATTGAAGGAACACTCAGCTGTTTAACTTCTGGGTAGTGCAGATGGAGGAGTTGCACTGCAGAATTTTCATTTCTGCATCAGAAAACCAACTATAGACTTGGGATTCCTCTCCACAATCTGCTTTTTTCTTCGGCAGTCTGAGCATTGATATTTGGTGCACCGGGTTTATCTCTGCATCAGCAGAGTTTATGTGCGGATGATTTGATATTTCAGTAGTCTCTCATTCTGATCTGTGTCTTCTTTTGATGCTGCCACTGTTGGCTTACAGATTACTATTTCATTGGCCGTTCCCACTCCTActgaattttgcaaaattgtAAATGTTGGTTTTTTTTCTCTACCTCAAACCTCTTagtggatgatttttctaatttcttacAATCTATTacttatttcaataaaattaatctactCTTTATGCTCAGAAATGAACAAGGAAATTGCATGTCATTAAGggaaataattcaatatagaCAATATCATAACATTTGTGTTTAGAGCAAAACTATAATACTACAGCAATAAAGGCTAGGGATGCAtgcatcaaattcaaatttattggcATCTTCTCTTTAGCTGAACTGGAAACCCACCACTCATCTTAAGCTGCAAAGATAGCTTGTAAGGAGGGTTCATCATCTTCTCTGGAGTAGCACCTCCATTAATGGCTACGATCTCAAACTGATGCAACACCGTTGCAGCAATCAACTTCATCTGCAGATAAGCCATATCCTTCCCCAAACACAACCTGGGCCCTCCGTGAAACACCGGAAACTTAAACTGATCACACGGCTGAAACACCCGATCGTCATCCAACCACCTCTCAGGCCTGAACTCCCTGCAATCCTTTCCCCACACTCTCTCCATCCTCCCCATTGCATAAGCCGAATAATCAGCGAACCACGCTTTTCTCACCCGCGTCCCATCCGGCCACACATCATCATCCACCGTCAATCTCGAATCAATAGGCACCGGTGGAAACAGCCGCATTGACTCCGACAGAGCAGCATGTAAATAATGCAACTTCTTCAGCTCATCATAGCTGAAAATCCTGGGCTCGTTACCCGACAACAACTCATTATCCGGAGACTCAATAAGCGAATCCAACTCCGCGCGAATTGCATCCGCGCACCTGGGGTGACCGGCGATCAACCAGAAGAACCATGTCAGCGCCGTCGACGTCGAATCTTTACCTGCAAGAATGAAGCTTATAACGATATCTCTCAGAAACTTCCTCCTCTGTTCTCCATCTTTAAACTCCATATCCGAGCTCGCGACAATGAATCTTGACAACAAATCTTGGTGatttttatcatcatcatcaacactACTAATCTTTAAGCTCCGTTCTTTTGATGCAATAATATCCATAGCGTACTCGTTGATCACATAAATTGCTTCTTTAAAGAGCTTCTCCGGTTCAATATTGAGCAATCTTTTCGCTTTCCAAAACGCAGCAACTGGGGACATGAATCTTTTCCAGCAAATATCGGTGGCGTCGTTAAATGcttcaataaaataagaattttccACCATAGTAGAAGGATCAACACCGAATGCAACGTTGCACATATTATTAAAAGTGAAATCTTCCAACACTTTTTGCAAATCAATCACCAAGCCCTCGTCGCAGGCGATGCACAGGGACGGCAAGAGCCGTTCGGTGATCTCAGATTCGACCACGTCCGTTATGAAGTTCTTGAGGGACTTGGTGCTGAACTCGTGGCTGGCGATCTTGCGCTGGAGAGTCCAGGTGGGTCCGTCGGCGTTGAAGATGCCGTCGCCGAGGAGCTCGCGGAGGACGGCGGAGAAGCGGGAGCCTTTGACGTAGTTGGGGAAGTTGGTGTGGAGCAAGTGGCGGACATTGGCGGGGTCGGCGGTGGCCACGCCATTGGAGA contains:
- the LOC102611444 gene encoding uncharacterized protein LOC102611444, with product MASKLIGTAPREAENPYELSIRQAFDALESKLRPPFALTVPNPQEYMQLNRAILYGVLCEPHFAKVHIKHLHAIVTDGYALFVSLLVKVVKELYVKLFDSVKNQLIWVTKEMINVSAVGFDGLLVSLLRQIVGGDFSDGNLWLCFELVSLFLGKWDCLLEEEPLVLSSALYTFLHLLADHCRLLTNSKLDVLKCLEIDFCVKMLREQFQLCLKIGRDLIRLLQDLVHVPVFRAIWKDLVLNPSEFKTPGFSDISQLYHLRTSSRYFLTRITPEMETQLRFLLTHVKLGSQKRYQAWFAKKFLFGPERETLIVDIIRFICCGHHPSNEIIQSDIIPRWAVIGWLLKSCQKNHVETNAKLALFYDWLFFDESVDNIMNIEPAMLLMVCSIPRYIDMTHTLLDFLFLLVDNYDVDRKDVIARGVKSAFATLVHKGVVQSLDVLVSCKTLSPYLKERLRKIQVLEVGVPNELHLLHISQHSMETFNLPSPTPCSETERQPARTGECGLQIKSADEPIAVSDDLVIACHSSPNNGVTFESSV
- the LOC102611940 gene encoding cytochrome P450 94A1-like yields the protein MLDLNGTVVPFLTFLTLILFTFSFFSSKSKSKTKTPSPESHPIIGNLLGFLRNRHRFHDWVAEQLSGTPSSTIQVNSFLNLSNGVATADPANVRHLLHTNFPNYVKGSRFSAVLRELLGDGIFNADGPTWTLQRKIASHEFSTKSLKNFITDVVESEITERLLPSLCIACDEGLVIDLQKVLEDFTFNNMCNVAFGVDPSTMVENSYFIEAFNDATDICWKRFMSPVAAFWKAKRLLNIEPEKLFKEAIYVINEYAMDIIASKERSLKISSVDDDDKNHQDLLSRFIVASSDMEFKDGEQRRKFLRDIVISFILAGKDSTSTALTWFFWLIAGHPRCADAIRAELDSLIESPDNELLSGNEPRIFSYDELKKLHYLHAALSESMRLFPPVPIDSRLTVDDDVWPDGTRVRKAWFADYSAYAMGRMERVWGKDCREFRPERWLDDDRVFQPCDQFKFPVFHGGPRLCLGKDMAYLQMKLIAATVLHQFEIVAINGGATPEKMMNPPYKLSLQLKMSGGFPVQLKRRCQ